In the genome of bacterium, the window GGAGGATGATGATCGCCAGCACGATGATTAGCTCCCAAAATTTCGGTCCCATAGCGCACCTCCGGCCTGATTATACACCATTTGAAAGAAGCGAGCGTGGCGCGCCCGGCGTTCCTCACGGCGGTTCGAGCCCAGCCGCCGGACCCGTGGCGCACGCTCGCAGAGGTACGAAGCGCCGCTACAGCATCGGATGCGCCGTGATGATCGCCCGCGCGATCTCCACGAGGCGCTTGTTCTCGCGCTGGCTCTGGATCTGCATCCGCCGGAATGCCTCCGCCTCGCTGATGCGCAGACGATCCATCAGGATCCCCTTGGCGCGCTCGATCACCTTGCGCGCCTCGAGCGCCTCGGACAGCGTGGCGACCTCCTTGCGCAGTTCCTGAAATTCGGCGAACCGTGTGCGCGCCGTCAGGATCGCCGGCAGCAGGTCCTCTTCGGCGACCGGCTTGACGAGGTACGCGAACACCCCGGCCGCGGCGGCGCGTTCGATCAGCGCCTGATCGGAGTAGGCGGTCAGCAGGATGATCGGCACCGATTGCGCGCTGCTGATCTGGCGCGCGGCTTCGATCCCATCCATCTCTGGCATCTTGATGTCCAGGACCACCAGGTCCGGC includes:
- a CDS encoding response regulator, whose protein sequence is MMPRPRILIADDEAIRLIALRTQLTTLGMEVVGEATTGREAVALARETAPDLVVLDIKMPEMDGIEAARQISSAQSVPIILLTAYSDQALIERAAAAGVFAYLVKPVAEEDLLPAILTARTRFAEFQELRKEVATLSEALEARKVIERAKGILMDRLRISEAEAFRRMQIQSQRENKRLVEIARAIITAHPML